A section of the Lusitaniella coriacea LEGE 07157 genome encodes:
- a CDS encoding cation:proton antiporter, which yields MTNFTIAWLALPLFIGFVIYLVPKLDRFLALGITLLSAAYAVQVFLEDSPLKIQLLDSFGVNLAIDQLSGFFILTNALVTTAVILYCWQSGRTAFFYMQAIMLHGSVNATFICEDFISLYVALEVISVAAFLLITYPRTDRSIWVGLRYLFVSNTAMLFYLVGAILVYKAHHSFNFAGLRGSPPEAIALIFLGLLAKGGIFVSGLWLPLTHSESESPVSAMLSGVVVKAAVFPLVRCALMLEEIDPIVRFFGVSTALLGVGYAIFEKDTKRTLAFSTISQLGFVLAAPVVGGFYALTHGLVKSALFLISGILPSRDFEELRNLAIAKNIMVVLVVASLSISGFPLLSGFSSKVLTMKNLEPWQVIPINIAALGTVITFAKFIFLPHKKPLETSLDKNHKKISSGFWWAMTILLSGLILANAFYYEAYTYFNLIKPLATIAIGWLGYLLILKKLSITLPRKMETFDHLIGIMSLMLILVFWILQV from the coding sequence ATGACTAATTTTACGATCGCTTGGTTGGCACTCCCCCTTTTCATTGGGTTTGTTATTTATTTAGTTCCCAAACTCGATCGTTTTCTTGCATTAGGGATTACATTATTATCTGCGGCTTACGCCGTACAAGTCTTTTTAGAAGATTCGCCTCTAAAGATACAACTACTCGATAGCTTTGGTGTTAATTTAGCAATAGACCAACTGAGTGGCTTTTTTATTTTAACCAATGCCTTAGTCACCACCGCCGTTATTCTTTACTGTTGGCAAAGTGGCAGGACAGCATTCTTTTATATGCAAGCTATTATGCTGCATGGTAGCGTCAATGCCACATTTATCTGTGAAGATTTTATTAGCTTGTATGTGGCATTGGAAGTAATTAGTGTTGCAGCGTTTCTGCTAATCACTTATCCTCGCACAGATCGCTCGATTTGGGTGGGATTGCGTTACCTATTTGTTAGCAATACGGCAATGCTATTTTATCTAGTCGGGGCAATCTTAGTTTATAAAGCCCATCATTCTTTTAACTTTGCTGGGTTGCGCGGTTCTCCGCCAGAAGCGATCGCGCTCATTTTTCTGGGATTATTAGCAAAAGGGGGAATCTTTGTATCGGGATTGTGGTTACCTCTAACCCACTCAGAATCTGAAAGTCCAGTCTCGGCGATGCTGTCGGGAGTCGTGGTGAAAGCGGCGGTATTCCCCCTTGTTCGTTGTGCGTTGATGTTGGAAGAAATTGACCCCATCGTGAGGTTTTTTGGGGTAAGTACAGCACTCTTGGGCGTTGGGTATGCCATCTTTGAAAAAGATACCAAACGCACTCTGGCATTTAGCACGATCTCTCAATTAGGTTTTGTTCTTGCTGCACCTGTTGTTGGTGGTTTTTATGCTTTGACTCACGGTTTAGTGAAATCCGCACTATTTCTCATTTCGGGTATTTTACCCAGTCGTGATTTTGAAGAATTAAGGAATTTGGCGATTGCTAAAAACATAATGGTGGTTTTAGTCGTTGCTAGCTTATCAATTTCTGGATTTCCCTTATTGTCTGGGTTTAGTTCCAAAGTATTGACCATGAAAAATCTAGAGCCTTGGCAAGTAATTCCCATAAATATTGCTGCGCTTGGGACAGTTATAACATTTGCGAAATTCATTTTCTTGCCCCATAAAAAACCTCTTGAAACAAGTCTTGACAAGAACCACAAGAAAATATCGTCTGGTTTTTGGTGGGCGATGACTATTTTATTGAGTGGGTTGATTTTAGCAAATGCTTTTTATTACGAAGCTTATACCTACTTTAATCTCATCAAACCACTAGCAACTATAGCGATTGGTTGGTTGGGATATCTTTTGATTCTCAAAAAGCTTTCCATTACACTGCCACGAAAAATGGAAACATTTGACCATCTGATTGGAATTATGAGTCTAATGTTAATTCTAGTCTTCTGGATCTTGCAAGTATAA
- a CDS encoding cation:proton antiporter subunit C, translated as MLEAFVFITIFSGFFGIIFKKNLVMKIISMDIMSTGVVAYYVLIASRDGLFTPIASSANDVVYSDPVPQAVILTAIVIGFSIQALMLVGVMKLAKDNPTLETSEIEKNNTP; from the coding sequence ATGTTAGAAGCTTTTGTCTTCATCACCATTTTTTCCGGATTTTTTGGCATCATTTTCAAAAAAAATCTAGTGATGAAAATTATCTCGATGGATATCATGAGTACGGGAGTTGTCGCCTATTACGTGCTAATTGCATCGCGAGATGGTTTGTTTACCCCCATTGCTTCTAGTGCTAATGATGTGGTTTATTCTGATCCCGTTCCTCAAGCAGTTATCTTGACGGCAATTGTGATTGGTTTTTCTATTCAAGCTTTAATGTTGGTGGGAGTCATGAAGTTAGCAAAGGATAATCCCACTTTGGAAACTAGCGAAATCGAAAAGAATAATACGCCATGA
- the bicA gene encoding bicarbonate transporter BicA — protein MAVTNKIHFRNVKGDIFGGITAAVIALPMALTFGVASGAGASAGLWGAILVGFFAALFGGTPTLISEPTGPMTVVMTAVIASLTAANPENGLAMAFTVVMLAGVFQIIFGLLKLGRYVTLMPYTVISGFMSGIGVILIILQIAPFLGQDSPKGGVIGTVQNIPNLIAGINPLETLLAGLTVAILLFYPSKFKKYMPPQLLALIVGTLMAIFLFGDAEIRRIGEISVGLPSLQMPTFSPPQLQTMLVDALVLAMLGCIDALLTSLVADSLTRTEHESNKELIGQGIGNLVSGLFGGIAGAGATMGTVVNIQTGARTAISGLTRALLLLVVVLGLSQYLEGIPLAVLAGIALKVGIDIVDWGFLKRAHKISPKAASIMYGVIALTVFVDLIVAVGVGVFVANVLTIERLSNHRADKVKAVTYDDEEIELNPEEKELLEQANGRVLLFYLSGPMIFGVAKAISREHNLINAYQALVLDLSEVPILGVTSSLALENAIKEAIEKDRQVFLVGISGQAEKRLRKMGVMERIPDENIMRDRVTALRQAVNYVDEHVMEFSGSSVNPQAIG, from the coding sequence ATGGCAGTTACAAACAAGATTCATTTCAGAAACGTAAAAGGCGATATCTTCGGCGGGATTACTGCTGCGGTTATCGCCTTACCAATGGCTTTGACCTTCGGGGTTGCTTCTGGTGCGGGAGCTTCTGCTGGTCTGTGGGGAGCAATTTTAGTTGGCTTTTTTGCTGCTCTTTTTGGCGGTACTCCAACTCTAATTTCAGAACCGACGGGCCCAATGACGGTGGTGATGACCGCAGTGATTGCCAGTCTAACAGCAGCTAATCCTGAAAATGGTTTGGCAATGGCATTTACCGTCGTCATGCTAGCTGGGGTTTTTCAAATCATTTTTGGGCTTTTAAAATTAGGGCGATACGTTACCTTAATGCCCTACACCGTGATATCGGGATTCATGTCGGGAATTGGGGTAATTCTAATCATTCTCCAAATTGCGCCTTTTCTCGGACAGGATAGTCCAAAAGGTGGGGTAATTGGCACAGTACAAAACATACCAAATCTGATTGCGGGGATTAATCCTCTCGAAACGCTATTAGCGGGTTTAACAGTTGCCATTCTGCTCTTCTATCCTTCCAAATTCAAGAAATATATGCCACCGCAGTTACTTGCATTAATTGTCGGTACTTTAATGGCAATATTCTTATTTGGGGATGCAGAGATTCGTCGAATTGGAGAGATTTCGGTTGGTTTACCCAGCTTACAAATGCCAACGTTTAGTCCACCTCAACTTCAAACCATGTTGGTTGACGCTTTGGTTTTGGCAATGTTGGGGTGTATTGATGCACTACTCACTTCTCTTGTCGCAGACAGTTTAACTCGCACCGAACACGAGTCCAATAAAGAATTAATCGGTCAAGGAATTGGTAACTTGGTTTCTGGTTTATTTGGTGGAATTGCTGGTGCTGGCGCAACAATGGGTACGGTCGTCAACATTCAAACAGGTGCAAGAACCGCTATTTCAGGTTTGACTCGCGCTCTACTTTTGCTAGTAGTCGTTTTGGGATTGAGTCAATATCTTGAGGGTATTCCCCTTGCAGTTTTGGCGGGTATTGCTCTGAAAGTGGGTATCGATATTGTTGACTGGGGTTTCCTCAAGCGCGCTCATAAAATCTCCCCTAAAGCTGCATCGATTATGTATGGGGTAATTGCACTAACGGTTTTTGTCGATTTAATTGTTGCTGTAGGTGTTGGGGTTTTTGTTGCTAACGTTCTCACTATTGAACGCCTTTCTAATCATCGTGCCGATAAAGTCAAAGCAGTAACCTACGATGATGAAGAAATTGAGCTTAACCCAGAAGAAAAAGAGTTATTAGAACAAGCGAATGGTCGTGTCCTTTTGTTTTATCTTAGCGGTCCGATGATTTTTGGAGTAGCTAAAGCAATCTCTCGCGAACACAATTTGATTAATGCTTATCAAGCCTTAGTTTTGGATTTATCTGAAGTACCCATTTTAGGTGTCACGTCTTCTTTGGCATTAGAAAATGCAATTAAAGAAGCTATAGAAAAAGATCGTCAGGTATTTCTAGTTGGTATTAGCGGACAAGCGGAGAAACGCCTGCGGAAAATGGGTGTCATGGAACGTATACCCGATGAAAATATCATGCGCGATCGCGTGACAGCGCTCAGACAAGCTGTAAACTATGTAGACGAACACGTGATGGAGTTCAGTGGAAGCTCAGTCAATCCCCAAGCGATTGGTTGA
- a CDS encoding Crp/Fnr family transcriptional regulator, translating to MFLSDRATPKISQAEEPQLHFYQKGEQIPLMTQGIWQVYRGWVQLGTTHANGEDVLLGWASPSTFFGQWLTDLTLYEAKGLSDVYLRWYFLSEIESSPHLAQSLATQLSRRLRQTEALLAIAGQRRVEERLTQLLLLLKAELGQPVSEGTRLPVRLTHQTLATAIGTTRVTITRLLGKLQRNHHLLLDRDRHIILNDSKFAELGSKL from the coding sequence ATGTTCCTGAGCGATCGCGCAACCCCAAAAATTTCTCAAGCTGAAGAACCCCAACTACACTTTTATCAAAAAGGAGAACAAATCCCCCTGATGACCCAAGGGATTTGGCAAGTCTATCGAGGTTGGGTGCAACTGGGAACCACTCACGCGAATGGCGAAGACGTTTTGCTCGGTTGGGCTTCCCCTTCAACCTTTTTCGGACAATGGCTCACTGACTTAACCCTATACGAAGCGAAAGGGCTTTCCGATGTGTACCTGCGCTGGTACTTCCTCAGCGAAATCGAATCCTCACCTCACCTCGCTCAATCCCTTGCGACACAGCTCAGTCGCCGCTTGCGACAAACTGAAGCCCTGTTGGCAATTGCAGGACAACGCCGCGTTGAAGAGCGTTTAACCCAACTCCTCCTTTTGCTCAAAGCGGAATTAGGTCAACCCGTCTCAGAAGGAACCCGCTTACCTGTGCGCCTCACCCATCAAACCCTTGCCACCGCCATTGGGACGACTCGCGTAACCATTACCCGACTGTTGGGCAAACTCCAGCGCAATCATCATCTTCTCCTCGATCGCGATCGCCATATTATCCTTAACGATTCAAAATTTGCCGAGTTAGGTTCCAAGTTGTAA
- a CDS encoding alpha/beta hydrolase: MPPTSGNPPSHLWVALHGWGANAEDLASLAPFLNLPNYQMVFPNAPFSHYQNPAGLAWYALEREGYPGLAESRQMLEDWLQGLEATTGIPLSRTILAGFSQGGAMTLDVGTKLPCRALCSLSGYLHAPLQKSEAPPPALIVHGAQDPVVPLQAAHQVRDGLTALGTKVDYHELEMGHEIQPAVLKLIGDFIAALPE; encoded by the coding sequence ATTCCGCCAACATCGGGAAATCCCCCTAGCCATCTTTGGGTTGCTCTCCACGGTTGGGGTGCTAATGCCGAAGACCTTGCCAGTCTAGCGCCCTTTTTAAACCTGCCCAACTATCAAATGGTTTTTCCCAATGCCCCTTTTTCCCATTATCAAAATCCGGCGGGTTTGGCCTGGTATGCCTTAGAACGCGAAGGCTATCCCGGTTTGGCAGAAAGTCGGCAAATGTTAGAAGATTGGTTGCAAGGATTGGAAGCGACGACAGGCATTCCCCTCTCTCGCACGATTTTAGCGGGCTTTTCCCAGGGCGGCGCGATGACCTTAGATGTGGGGACGAAATTGCCCTGTCGGGCGTTGTGCAGTCTGAGTGGCTATTTACACGCACCCCTGCAGAAAAGCGAGGCACCGCCTCCAGCCTTAATCGTACATGGCGCTCAAGACCCCGTTGTACCGCTCCAAGCCGCGCATCAGGTGAGGGACGGACTCACAGCATTGGGAACGAAGGTAGACTACCACGAGCTTGAGATGGGACACGAAATTCAACCTGCTGTATTAAAACTCATTGGCGACTTTATCGCCGCGTTGCCTGAATGA
- a CDS encoding Nif11-like leader peptide family natural product precursor — MTKLNGAMSQREQVIKFFQTACQERALQDRLKPPCPPTRQGFAAVAREWGYNFDGTAIDDYVRFYQFYEEFQDAIDRAQNGSEPLSRWMQKWQKHLKKFEEDPLRDREDTIKKFI, encoded by the coding sequence ATGACAAAACTCAATGGTGCAATGTCTCAACGCGAACAAGTCATTAAATTTTTCCAAACAGCCTGCCAAGAGCGGGCATTACAAGATCGGCTCAAACCACCTTGTCCTCCGACGCGCCAGGGATTTGCGGCTGTTGCCCGCGAATGGGGATACAATTTTGACGGGACAGCTATTGACGATTACGTGCGCTTCTATCAGTTCTACGAAGAATTTCAGGACGCGATCGATAGAGCGCAAAACGGTAGCGAACCCTTATCCCGTTGGATGCAAAAATGGCAAAAGCATCTGAAAAAGTTTGAAGAAGATCCTCTCCGCGATCGCGAGGATACCATTAAAAAATTTATCTAG
- the cbiM gene encoding cobalt transporter CbiM has protein sequence MHIPDGFVPPAVSITGYAITGGVTWYALRKIQKESNPTEKIPKASLLTAAFFVTSFIRIPLPPTSIHLILNGLMGIILGYYAFLAILIGLFFQAAIFFHGGISTLGINAVMMGVPALLAHHFYQWGLPWMRKRAWFGKALPFFVGAGTLALSATIFVLVVLNTIPADIDGQREQQVIYASLAGYGIQAVIEGIFTGMVVNFLQRVKPELLESGSISQADT, from the coding sequence ATGCATATTCCTGACGGTTTTGTTCCTCCGGCAGTTTCCATAACAGGTTACGCCATTACAGGAGGAGTGACTTGGTATGCTCTACGGAAAATTCAGAAAGAGAGCAATCCTACTGAGAAAATACCCAAAGCGTCGCTGTTGACGGCTGCTTTTTTTGTAACTTCTTTCATTCGTATTCCCTTACCTCCAACGAGTATTCATCTCATTCTCAATGGACTGATGGGAATTATCCTGGGCTATTATGCGTTTCTCGCCATTTTAATCGGACTCTTTTTTCAAGCTGCGATTTTTTTCCACGGCGGCATTTCAACATTGGGGATCAATGCTGTCATGATGGGAGTTCCCGCGCTGTTAGCCCACCATTTCTATCAATGGGGATTGCCCTGGATGCGCAAGCGGGCGTGGTTTGGGAAAGCGTTGCCGTTTTTTGTGGGTGCGGGGACGTTAGCTTTGTCTGCCACTATTTTTGTCTTGGTCGTTCTGAATACGATTCCTGCGGATATTGATGGGCAACGAGAGCAGCAGGTGATTTATGCGTCTTTGGCAGGTTACGGAATTCAGGCAGTGATTGAAGGGATATTTACGGGAATGGTGGTTAATTTTCTTCAGCGCGTCAAGCCGGAACTATTGGAGAGTGGGTCAATCTCACAAGCTGACACTTGA
- a CDS encoding carboxypeptidase-like regulatory domain-containing protein: MTSPKLSYLLPLLLLSSFSGSREAFAHSSTIEYRQTQAIEIQANYEQNVPMVNAQVTIYAPNNPSTPWQQGITDEQGRYTFIPDRTQTGSWEVKVRQAGHGSILTIPVEETATATTVPTAQSFVGGSNEVYTPLQKTVMAMAGIWGCVGTALFFSRKKIDHC, translated from the coding sequence ATGACATCTCCTAAACTTTCCTATCTCTTGCCTTTGCTACTCCTCTCTTCCTTCAGTGGGTCGAGGGAAGCTTTCGCCCACAGCAGTACGATTGAATATCGTCAAACCCAAGCCATTGAAATTCAGGCAAACTACGAACAAAACGTCCCAATGGTAAATGCCCAAGTCACCATTTATGCGCCCAATAATCCTTCTACTCCTTGGCAGCAAGGCATCACTGACGAACAAGGTCGCTATACCTTTATTCCAGACCGCACCCAAACCGGTTCCTGGGAAGTCAAAGTTCGTCAAGCGGGTCACGGTTCGATTCTGACAATTCCGGTCGAGGAAACCGCTACAGCAACAACAGTTCCAACTGCTCAATCTTTTGTGGGGGGAAGCAACGAAGTTTATACGCCCTTACAAAAGACTGTAATGGCGATGGCTGGTATTTGGGGATGCGTGGGAACCGCCTTATTTTTCTCTCGAAAGAAGATCGATCATTGTTAA
- a CDS encoding DUF4382 domain-containing protein yields the protein MLKQKQIGFFASATLLLSIGFGCTVPSTTDGNSTDRGSLSLVANGEDFIRQGFTTKDGWKIVFDRAIVTVANIQAYQTEPPFNPEEAGAIKAQESVTLLNEAKTVDLAAGDEDAEPIVVAQTEVPLGMYNALTWELEPEKGESARSIILEGQATKSEKIIQFTLKFDPKIVYTCGQYVGDQRKGVVSESQDGEVEITFHFDHLFGDADVPLEESPNSEAVGFEPFAALAKDGTLNAELTTLQTQLDPATYQLLENALDSLGHVGEGHCRT from the coding sequence ATGTTAAAGCAAAAACAAATTGGATTCTTCGCAAGTGCAACTCTTTTACTTTCAATTGGTTTTGGCTGCACTGTTCCGAGTACAACGGATGGAAACTCAACCGATCGCGGTTCTCTAAGTTTAGTGGCAAACGGAGAAGATTTTATCCGTCAAGGTTTTACGACAAAGGATGGCTGGAAAATAGTCTTCGATCGTGCGATTGTCACTGTTGCTAATATTCAAGCCTACCAGACCGAGCCGCCCTTCAACCCAGAGGAGGCAGGTGCAATCAAAGCGCAGGAGAGCGTAACCCTTTTAAACGAAGCTAAAACAGTGGATTTAGCAGCAGGAGACGAGGATGCCGAACCGATTGTTGTGGCACAGACCGAGGTTCCTTTGGGAATGTATAACGCACTGACGTGGGAATTGGAACCGGAGAAAGGGGAGAGCGCGCGATCGATTATCCTGGAAGGTCAAGCCACAAAGAGTGAAAAAATCATTCAATTCACCCTCAAGTTTGACCCCAAAATTGTCTACACCTGCGGTCAATACGTTGGCGACCAACGAAAAGGTGTTGTGAGCGAATCCCAAGACGGTGAAGTTGAAATCACCTTTCACTTCGACCATCTCTTTGGAGATGCAGACGTTCCCCTAGAGGAGAGTCCCAACTCAGAAGCGGTGGGTTTTGAGCCTTTTGCCGCCTTAGCCAAAGACGGTACGCTTAATGCCGAACTCACAACCTTGCAAACCCAACTAGACCCTGCAACCTATCAATTACTCGAAAACGCCCTTGACAGTTTAGGTCATGTCGGCGAAGGTCACTGTCGCACCTAA
- a CDS encoding ferritin-like domain-containing protein produces MKDLNRDKTIELLNKIMEFELAGVVRYTHYSLMVTGPNRIPIVDFFQTQANESLTHAQQVGEILTGLEGHPSLRIAPIEETNQHDLHAVLTESLNHEKKALILYKQLLDVVQEASVYLEEFARGMIGQEELHNIEIKKMLRDFV; encoded by the coding sequence ATGAAAGACCTGAACCGGGACAAAACGATTGAGCTGCTCAATAAAATCATGGAATTTGAGTTGGCTGGCGTTGTGCGCTACACCCACTACTCGCTGATGGTAACCGGGCCCAATCGGATTCCCATTGTCGATTTTTTCCAAACTCAAGCCAATGAATCTCTCACCCACGCTCAACAAGTTGGGGAAATTCTCACGGGGTTAGAGGGACATCCTAGTTTGCGCATCGCACCCATCGAGGAGACGAACCAACACGATCTCCATGCTGTGTTAACAGAAAGCCTCAACCACGAGAAAAAAGCCTTGATTTTATACAAACAACTCCTTGATGTCGTGCAGGAGGCAAGTGTATATCTTGAGGAGTTTGCACGGGGAATGATCGGTCAGGAAGAATTGCACAATATTGAAATCAAAAAGATGTTGCGAGACTTCGTTTAA
- a CDS encoding DUF192 domain-containing protein, whose product MIFRLIPFTIALCVFGLGCSASELNDTSSESPTPQETVAAKQGQMLPIDAIAILGGEEIELEVTRTPEQQALGLMFRENLPDNRGMLFSFDPPQEVNFWMMNVKISLDMVFLREGKIVAIARDVPPCKSEPCPTYGPPQPIDRVIELRGGRAEELGLGEGDSVVIDFKH is encoded by the coding sequence ATGATATTTCGTCTCATTCCTTTTACGATCGCGCTCTGTGTTTTTGGATTAGGCTGTTCCGCTAGCGAATTAAACGATACATCCTCCGAATCCCCAACACCCCAAGAGACAGTCGCAGCAAAACAAGGACAAATGTTACCCATTGACGCGATCGCGATTCTTGGCGGCGAGGAAATCGAACTTGAAGTCACCCGCACCCCCGAACAACAGGCATTAGGGTTGATGTTCCGAGAGAACTTACCCGACAATCGGGGAATGCTCTTTAGTTTCGATCCCCCCCAGGAAGTCAACTTTTGGATGATGAACGTCAAAATTTCCCTGGATATGGTTTTCCTGCGAGAGGGGAAAATTGTCGCGATCGCGCGGGACGTTCCCCCCTGTAAAAGCGAACCCTGTCCCACCTACGGGCCTCCCCAACCCATCGATCGCGTCATCGAACTGCGCGGCGGACGAGCAGAAGAATTGGGACTGGGTGAAGGGGATTCTGTTGTCATCGATTTTAAACATTGA
- the fbp gene encoding class 1 fructose-bisphosphatase, which translates to MATVEQSEINEHALDRDCTTLSRHVLQQFPSFTPEAQDISAIMSRLALAGKLIARRLSRAGLMDNALGFTGEVNVQGESVKKMDIYANDVFISVFKQSGLVCRLASEEMEKLYYIPENCPIGRYTLLYDPIDGSSNVDINLNVGSIFSIRQQVGNDLDGTAQDLLQTGGREQIAAGYILYGPSTVLVYSIGNGVHSFILDPSLGEFILAEENIKVPNRGAVYSMNEGNFWQWDRSIRDYIRYVHRHEGYTARYSGALVGDFHRILLQGGVFIYPGTLKKPEGKLRLLYETAPLGFLIEQAGGWASTGEQAILDVIPDKLHARTPLIIGSTEDVKLVESFIQELAREQAEENDEW; encoded by the coding sequence ATGGCAACTGTAGAGCAGTCCGAAATAAACGAACACGCTTTAGATCGAGATTGCACCACCCTATCCCGTCACGTCCTCCAGCAATTCCCCAGCTTTACCCCCGAAGCCCAAGACATTAGCGCCATTATGAGCCGTCTTGCCCTCGCCGGAAAGCTAATTGCTCGACGCTTGAGTCGTGCCGGACTCATGGACAACGCCTTGGGGTTTACCGGAGAAGTCAACGTTCAAGGGGAATCCGTCAAAAAGATGGATATTTACGCCAACGACGTTTTCATCTCCGTCTTCAAGCAAAGCGGTTTAGTGTGCCGCCTTGCCTCCGAAGAAATGGAAAAACTCTACTACATCCCAGAAAATTGCCCCATCGGGCGCTATACCTTGCTCTACGACCCTATTGATGGCTCGTCTAACGTAGACATTAATCTCAATGTGGGTTCCATCTTTTCCATCCGCCAACAGGTGGGGAACGACCTCGACGGCACCGCTCAAGACTTGCTGCAAACCGGGGGACGCGAGCAAATTGCAGCCGGATACATTCTCTATGGTCCCAGCACGGTTCTGGTTTATTCGATCGGAAATGGCGTTCACTCCTTCATTCTTGACCCCAGTTTGGGAGAATTTATCCTAGCAGAAGAAAATATTAAAGTCCCCAATCGCGGCGCAGTCTATAGCATGAATGAAGGCAACTTCTGGCAGTGGGATCGATCCATTCGAGACTACATTCGTTACGTCCATCGCCACGAAGGTTACACCGCACGCTATAGCGGCGCGCTCGTTGGCGATTTTCACCGTATTCTCTTGCAAGGAGGAGTCTTTATCTATCCCGGAACCCTCAAGAAACCCGAAGGAAAATTGCGCCTTCTTTATGAAACCGCACCTCTGGGGTTTTTAATCGAACAAGCTGGGGGATGGGCAAGTACCGGAGAGCAAGCTATTTTGGATGTTATCCCCGACAAACTCCACGCACGAACGCCCTTAATTATTGGCTCGACAGAGGATGTCAAATTAGTGGAGTCTTTTATTCAAGAGCTAGCCAGAGAGCAAGCAGAAGAAAACGATGAATGGTAG
- the tal gene encoding transaldolase, which produces MVAANPIFQIEQEYGQSIWMDNLSRDIIKSGELKQLIESRGIHGITSNPAIFEKAIAGNQIYDADIEARIAEEKSVEEIYESLVFDDIRRACDIFRPVYEQTEGLDGYVSIEVPPTIAKDTESTIREARRYFAAIGRDNVMIKIPGTPEGLPAVEAAIADGINVNVTLLFSVESYVETAWAYIRGLEARAAKEEKIDTISSVASFFLSRIDSNIDNRLDAKLEGATPEAASKLKALKGKIAIANAKIAYQKYKEIFSSDRWQALAAKGAKPQRLLWASTSTKNPDYSDVMYVDQLVGTDTVNTLPPATIEACADHCDPANRIESNVEDARREIEMLKDPDVNIDLDEVMNELLDEGIDKFVKPFESLISSLESKVKQLATV; this is translated from the coding sequence ATGGTTGCAGCGAATCCTATTTTCCAGATCGAGCAAGAATACGGTCAAAGCATCTGGATGGATAACTTGAGCCGAGATATTATCAAATCCGGCGAACTGAAACAACTCATCGAATCGCGCGGGATTCACGGGATTACCTCTAACCCCGCAATTTTTGAAAAAGCGATCGCGGGCAATCAAATTTACGACGCGGATATTGAAGCGAGGATTGCAGAAGAGAAATCCGTAGAAGAAATTTATGAATCCCTCGTTTTTGACGATATTCGCCGCGCCTGCGATATTTTTAGGCCCGTTTACGAACAAACTGAAGGCTTAGATGGCTACGTGAGTATTGAAGTTCCGCCTACCATTGCCAAGGATACCGAAAGCACGATTCGCGAAGCTCGGCGCTACTTTGCCGCCATTGGGCGCGACAATGTGATGATTAAAATTCCCGGCACTCCCGAAGGACTTCCCGCAGTGGAAGCTGCGATCGCGGATGGAATTAATGTTAATGTCACCTTGTTATTCTCCGTTGAAAGTTACGTGGAAACTGCCTGGGCGTACATCCGAGGCTTAGAGGCACGCGCCGCGAAAGAAGAAAAGATCGACACCATCTCCTCCGTCGCCAGCTTCTTCCTCAGCCGCATCGACAGTAACATCGACAATCGCCTCGATGCCAAACTCGAAGGCGCAACCCCAGAAGCTGCAAGCAAACTCAAAGCCCTCAAAGGCAAAATCGCGATCGCCAACGCCAAAATCGCCTACCAAAAATACAAAGAAATCTTCAGCAGCGATCGCTGGCAAGCCCTCGCCGCCAAAGGAGCCAAACCCCAGCGCCTCCTCTGGGCGAGTACCAGCACAAAAAACCCCGACTACAGCGATGTCATGTACGTTGACCAACTTGTCGGAACAGACACCGTAAACACCCTTCCCCCAGCCACAATCGAAGCCTGTGCCGATCACTGCGATCCTGCCAATCGCATTGAAAGCAATGTCGAAGATGCTCGCCGCGAAATTGAAATGCTCAAAGACCCCGATGTGAACATCGACCTCGATGAAGTGATGAACGAACTTCTTGATGAAGGCATCGACAAATTCGTTAAACCCTTCGAGTCTCTCATCTCCTCCCTAGAATCTAAAGTCAAACAACTCGCTACCGTTTAG